A genomic window from Fusarium verticillioides 7600 chromosome 5, whole genome shotgun sequence includes:
- a CDS encoding tubulin gamma chain — MPREIITIQAGQCGNSIGSQFWQQLCQEHGISQDGNLEDFATEGGDRKDVFYYQSDDTRYIPRAILIDLEPRVINGIQTGPYRNIYNPENFYVGKDGVGAANNWGDGYQSGEAVYEDIMEMIDREADGSDSLEGFMMLHSIAGGTGSGLGSFLLERLNDRFPKKIIQTYSVFPDTTNAGDVVVHPYNSILSMRRLTQNADSVVVLDNGALSHIAADRLHVQEPSFQQTNQLVATVMSASTTTLRYPGYMHNDLVSILASLIPTPRCHFLMTAYTPFTGDQVEQAKTVRKTTVLDVMRRLLQPKNRMVSTVPGKKSCYISILNVIQGEVDPTDVHKSLLRIRERRLATFIPWGPASIQVALTKRSPYIPMSHRVSGLMLANHTSIATLFKRILRQYDGMRKRNAFMEGYKKTAPFSENLNEFDEARQVVADLIGEYEAAEDADYLNPDAGEKPTSAETDRRVA, encoded by the exons ATGCCAAG GGAAATCATTACGATCCAGGCCGGGCAGTGCGGCAACAGCA TTGGAAGCCAGTTTTGGCAACAGCTCTGCCAGGAACACGgcatcagccaagatggaaaCCTAGAAGACTTTGCGACTGAAGGCGGTGACCGAAAAGATGTCTTTTACTACCAGAGCGACGATACGAGATACATACCCCGAGCCATCCTAATTGATCTGGAACCGAGG GTCATCAACGGTATCCAGACTGGACCTTACAGAAATATTTATAACCCCGAGAACTTTTACGTGGGCAAAGATGGCGTTGGTGCCGCCAACAACTGGGGTGATGGTTACCAGAGTGGTGAGGCGGTGTACGAGGACATCATGGAGATGATTGATCGAGAGGCAGATGGCAGTGACTCTCTTGAG ggcttcatgatgttgcACTCAATTGCCGGCGGTACGGGATCAGGTCTTGGATCTTTCCTCCTCGAGAGGCTTAACGATCGGTTtcccaagaagatcatccaAACGTACTCGGTCTTCCCGGACACAACAAACGCGGGTGACGTTGTTGTTCATCCTTATAACAGTATCCTATCTATGCGAAGATTAACGCAAAATGCCGACTCTGTTGTCGTTTTGGATAATGGTGCTTTGTCACACATTGCTGCCGATAGGTTGCATGTCCAGGAGCCATCCtttcaacaaacaaaccagCTG GTTGCTACTGTCATGTCTGCCAGTACAACAACGCTTCGATACCCCGGTTACATGCACAATGATCTTGTCAGCATCCTAGCCTCCCTCATCCCAACTCCCAGATGTCATTTCCTCATGACTGCCTACACGCCATTCACCGGTGACCAAGTCGAGCAAGCCAAGACAGTTCGCAAAACAACAGTGTTGGATGTGATGAGACGTCTACTACAGCCCAAGAACCGCATGGTGTCTACTGTTCCCGGCAAGAAAAGTTGCTACATCTCCATTCTTAATGTTATTCAGGGTGAGGTTGATCCGACGGATGTTCACAAGAGTCTGCTTCGTATCCGGGAACGACGGCTGGCCACGTTCATTCCATGGGGGCCTGCAAGCATTCAAGTTGCCCTGACAAAGAGAAGTCCATACATCCCCATGAGCCACCGTGTAAGCGGTCTTATGCTCGCCAACCACACAAGTATTGCGACG CTCTTCAAGAGAATTCTAAGGCAGTACGATGGCATGCGTAAGCGTAATGCCTTTATGGAAGGATACAAGAAGACAGCACCGTTTTCCGAGAACCTCAACGAGTTTGATGAGGCACGGCAGGTTGTTGCAGACTTGATTGGCGAATacgaagctgctgaagacgCAGATTACCTCAACCCAGACGCAGGAGAGAAGCCCACATCTGCAGAGACGGATCGACGAGTAGCGTGA
- a CDS encoding tubulin gamma chain, translating to MEMIDREADGSDSLEGFMMLHSIAGGTGSGLGSFLLERLNDRFPKKIIQTYSVFPDTTNAGDVVVHPYNSILSMRRLTQNADSVVVLDNGALSHIAADRLHVQEPSFQQTNQLVATVMSASTTTLRYPGYMHNDLVSILASLIPTPRCHFLMTAYTPFTGDQVEQAKTVRKTTVLDVMRRLLQPKNRMVSTVPGKKSCYISILNVIQGEVDPTDVHKSLLRIRERRLATFIPWGPASIQVALTKRSPYIPMSHRVSGLMLANHTSIATLFKRILRQYDGMRKRNAFMEGYKKTAPFSENLNEFDEARQVVADLIGEYEAAEDADYLNPDAGEKPTSAETDRRVA from the exons ATGGAGATGATTGATCGAGAGGCAGATGGCAGTGACTCTCTTGAG ggcttcatgatgttgcACTCAATTGCCGGCGGTACGGGATCAGGTCTTGGATCTTTCCTCCTCGAGAGGCTTAACGATCGGTTtcccaagaagatcatccaAACGTACTCGGTCTTCCCGGACACAACAAACGCGGGTGACGTTGTTGTTCATCCTTATAACAGTATCCTATCTATGCGAAGATTAACGCAAAATGCCGACTCTGTTGTCGTTTTGGATAATGGTGCTTTGTCACACATTGCTGCCGATAGGTTGCATGTCCAGGAGCCATCCtttcaacaaacaaaccagCTG GTTGCTACTGTCATGTCTGCCAGTACAACAACGCTTCGATACCCCGGTTACATGCACAATGATCTTGTCAGCATCCTAGCCTCCCTCATCCCAACTCCCAGATGTCATTTCCTCATGACTGCCTACACGCCATTCACCGGTGACCAAGTCGAGCAAGCCAAGACAGTTCGCAAAACAACAGTGTTGGATGTGATGAGACGTCTACTACAGCCCAAGAACCGCATGGTGTCTACTGTTCCCGGCAAGAAAAGTTGCTACATCTCCATTCTTAATGTTATTCAGGGTGAGGTTGATCCGACGGATGTTCACAAGAGTCTGCTTCGTATCCGGGAACGACGGCTGGCCACGTTCATTCCATGGGGGCCTGCAAGCATTCAAGTTGCCCTGACAAAGAGAAGTCCATACATCCCCATGAGCCACCGTGTAAGCGGTCTTATGCTCGCCAACCACACAAGTATTGCGACG CTCTTCAAGAGAATTCTAAGGCAGTACGATGGCATGCGTAAGCGTAATGCCTTTATGGAAGGATACAAGAAGACAGCACCGTTTTCCGAGAACCTCAACGAGTTTGATGAGGCACGGCAGGTTGTTGCAGACTTGATTGGCGAATacgaagctgctgaagacgCAGATTACCTCAACCCAGACGCAGGAGAGAAGCCCACATCTGCAGAGACGGATCGACGAGTAGCGTGA